In Colletotrichum destructivum chromosome 8, complete sequence, the following proteins share a genomic window:
- a CDS encoding Putative major facilitator superfamily, MFS transporter superfamily, producing the protein MSRPGILSGLSEEESLNVQRKTECKIANIIKDSNDLTATTEPQQKNGPETEVGEPPYPKGIQLGLIVFALFCAVFIVAVSQTVLATAIPTITSVFNSSDDIAWYSTGEQITAVALQLPFGQAYSLFNNKWTFLASMVIYLAGSAVCGSAPTSVALIIGRAIQGIGMAGVFGGSFIVIARITPLRKRSLFAGLFGAAYAIASVIGPIIELVNLPIGAIVFVVVTFCLPLSLCRTSTELKTMSPLQLAKKFDLPGTTLLLASLVCLMLALQWGGGEYPWSDARIITVLVVFVVTILPWMALQYFQGDDATVPLSIVNQRSVAASNLYLLFLNGAFGVFIFYLPVWFQSVQEDNAESSGLKQLALCISTAVGSIVAGGLVMAIGFYNPFVILGSMLVTAGSALLMTIKDDTPLGILIGAQILVGTGVGIGAEQANVAVQTVLPNDKIPKGTSLTLFTRLLGVALSVPIAQSVFQQELSKNLGGSVAAKIYGDGGTTQIKDNLQAIFGPGTAEFRSALDKVNSSLTRNFLLAMILAAISFLFAILLEWKNVKKEKRSFDNAKEQKSQPQN; encoded by the exons AAAAACGGGCCCGAAACCGAGGTTGGCGAGCCCCCGTATCCAAAGGGTATCCAGCTGGGGCTTATTGTCTTTGCACTGTTCTGTGCAGTTTTCATTGTCGCCGTCAGTCAAACCGTCCTAGCTACAGCTATTCCGACCATCACGAGCGTCTTCAACAGCTCCGACGATATTGCGTGGTACAGTACGGGAGAACAGATCACTGCTGTTGCCTTACAACTTCCCTTTGGGCAAGCGTACTCGCTTTTCAACAACAAGTGGACCTTCTTGGCTTCAATGGTCATATACCTCGCCGGCAGTGCTGTTTGCGGCTCGGCACCCACTTCAGTTGCGTTGATTATTGGCAGAGCTATCCAGGGTATTGGAATGGCAGGTGTTTTTGGTGGCtcgttcatcgtcatcgcgCGCATTACGCCACTCCGGAAGAGAAGTCTGTTTGCTGGCTTGTTTGGTGCGGCGTATGCCATAGCCAGTGTTATTGGCCCGATCATCG AATTAGTCAACTTGCCTATCGGGGCTATAGTATTCGTTGTTGTCACTTTTTGCCTACCACTTTCCCTTTGTCGGACCTCCACGGAACTCAAGACGATGAGCCCGCTTCAGTTGGCAAAGAAGTTTGATCTACCCGGCACCACCCTCCTGCTTGCTTCCCTGGTCTGCTTGATGTTGGCTTTGCAGTGGGGTGGCGGCGAATACCCTTGGAGCGATGCCCGCATCATTACAGTCCTGGTGGTATTTGTCGTTACCATCCTCCCTTGGATGGCACTGCAATATTTCCAGGGTGATGATGCTACCGTACCTCTTAGTATTGTAAATCAGCGATCTGTTGCGGCTTCGAATTTGTACCTTCTTTTCTTGAACGGAGCTTTTGGTGTTTTCATCTTCTATTTGCCTGTTTG GTTTCAATCCGTTCAAGAAGACAATGCCGAATCATCTGGTCTAAAGCAGTTGGCACTCTGTATTAGTACGGCTGTTGGATCAATTGTGGCGGGTGGGCTTGTCATGGCAATTGGGTTTTACAACCCATTCGTGATTTTGGGCTCCATGTTGGTCACAGCTGGCTCTGCACTGCTGATGACCATCAAAGACGACACTCCACTTGGCATATT AATTGGCGCTCAGATTCTAGTTGGCACTGGTGTTGGTATTGGAGCCGAACAAGCTAATGTAGCTGTTCAGACCGTACTGCCCAACGACAAGATTCCTAAGGGCACGAGTCTGACATTGTTCACAAGACTTCTGGGAGTTGCTCTGTCAGTTCCCATCGCTCAGAGTGTTTTCCAGCAGGAGCTGTCCAAGAACCTCGGCGGTTCCGTTGCTGCCAAGATCTACGGTGACGGTGGAACGACGCAGATCAAAGACAATCTGCAAGCAATCTTCGGACCCGGTACCGCTGAATTCCGGAGTGCACTAGACAAGGTCAACAGTTCCCTGACACGAAATTTTCTCCTGGCCATGATATTAGCCGCcatctcttttctctttgcGATCCTCTTGGAGTGGAAAAACGttaagaaagagaagagatCATTCGATAACGCAAAGGAGCAAAAGTCGCAACCCCAGAACTAG